GAATTTTAGAATATTTCATAAAAGTAGAAACTGCATTCTGGAGAAAAGTAGATATCTTTACAATTAATAGAATTTGAATTTCccttattttgaattttaattaaaagtagattgttcgttctaaaaaaagtagatgAACTTGTATAATCTAGAATTCGTTTTCTACTAACTCATTTTCTGTAGAAGACAAAATCTACTTTTGGtagaacataatttaaaatttttatttattaagtttttcaactaaccaaaaatatcattttgtgTATATGagttttttattaattgtttatatttttaatatttttttattcatgaaactatttatttcattaagttTCAGAAATAGAAAAggtaaaaaagagataaaatggacaaaaatagttttataccAAAGAGACAACCATgctatttttttgttctgttttaacaattttctctaatatttattataaacaagttttatataatacccaaattattatttaaatacaatGTAAAGGTGAAGAACTGTAGGTTTCACGCCTTCTCCTCTAAACTGCAATTAAACCGCATGTCTTCTTCTCCACTTTCTTTTCGTATAATGTTTTatcattataaaatttaaacgaACATTTCTTATTATAAATCTGACTTTACAAAACAGCACCAACAAATCTTGGACACGGCTTGTCAGCTTGGTCCTGCAGATGGTGACCAAAGTCTCAACACCGTACTAACCCGTAGTTCCTTCTCCCAACGTACGATATACCGAACCTCACACATTTAACCTTAAACCATGACCCAAAACTAACTTTAACCGATTGATTCTTCTCGTTATCCCTCCACGCTGAATGAGAGACCGGTACATATATCAATGCATACATACCACACACTTCTATGTACACGAATGGCAGATAGGTAAGATAGACACTAGGGCTGGTCTTACCACACAGAAGCCTAAAAGGGTCTGCTCTCAGGATCGACAACTCCAGCCAGCAGTGCACCGAAGAGCCAAAGCATGAGTACAAACACTATTGATGTCCGCAACACTTGGCTACATACGTTCGGGCTCGGTTCTCCCTCATAAGCTAAATTAGGTGTCTGGACTTCGTAACTCCAGCTGCTGATGTCTAGCTGCTCTGTCTCTCCCGAGGTTCCTATCTTGCTTCTCGTGTGTGTTTGTGGTTGTGGTGAATCTTGTTCGCTGAGATTTGAGCATCTTTTGCAGTTGCAGTCGCTGCCAAGGTATGAAGGAAGTGTCTGGAGATATTCAGAGAGGATTCGGTGGAAAGTTTCCCCTTCAATTCTCAATTTCTTGCGTGTGGTGGGTCTGAGAATCTAAGAGAGGGGAATATAATGTGATATGAAACGATCAATAGATCCAAGAACAAAGAGTAAGAAAACCAGTAATATCAAAGTTAGCTCAGCTAGGATTTTTACTTGTATGAAAGTCTGAGAAATGACTCGGACAACAGGAGGAAGGCGAATGATGAATAGGCAGCCGAGACGGTTGGGGAAGTGATCTTGGAGAATTGAAGAACAAGATCTCAACATCTGCATTGGAATCCTCAGAGGAGACAATCCTTCACAGTCCACTAATACCGTAAGTTCCGAATTCTCCGGGTTTAGACGATGCAGAACGCCGTGCTCTACCTGAGAAActgagaaaaaacaaaacttgattAAAAGAAGAACATAGCAAAGACAATACTGGAATTTGCAGTAGAGAGCCACTAGTGACGTACTGATTGCCTGAGCGAAACGAGGTCTTTCATGAGATGGCAAATTTACAAAAGCAAGCCCCAATCGTACAATGAGGCAAGGTCTTTGGTTCCTGTCGTATCCATGCCAGAAGACTAAACTTGACCATGTCTCAAGTTCTTCTTCTGATAGAAGTCTGTAAGTCTCCCTCCAATGGATTGTCTTTTTAATTGACGATAGTAAGGAAGTGAAGTCTCCGTTTGACACACTATAAAATCTATGAAGCTCATCCTCATTGATTCTACATTAAAAATGAGACTAAAATATTATGATCTAAATGCATACAATTTAACGTAGAAACTTAAAGAAAAGAGCACTTCTTCAtataacaacactaaaaagtcaAAGTACCTCTCTGACAAGCTAAGTCTCTGCTTTTCCAGTTCTTCGTAGAGTTGTTTAACCCAGTCTTGTGAAGATACAGGATGTGTAGCCTCATCTTCAATTCTGTACATATTAGTAAAGTTAATATAAATCTAGATTATATTCAAAATACGACTATGAAGGTTTAATATTATCAGGGGATGTACAAAACTTTCAAGTGGCTCCAGATTAAAGTTGTAGAGTCTCAGGGTATGATATGATAGATAAGACACTGACATCAGTTACCTTATGTCTGATAGAGACTGAGACGTCTGTGGCTCAGATTGTGATTCTGAAGATGCATTAGAGGCAGTACCACCTGGGGCTTCTTGCTTTGACTCTGACTGGTCTGTGAGAGCCTCCGCAATCGTGAGGACCAATAATGGCCGAGACAGTATCTGCATAAAGATTACATTTAGATTCACAGTAGATCAGTATAGTAGAGGGATATCAAATACGCATACCAAAGGGCCATCTAGCGGGTTTTGAGATGATAGCATGatacataaaaaaaacttgaaagagtaaaaaaagataacataattaactacAGGTGAATATGATTCTTTATACTAGAATATAACACTAATCAATGTATTGCTACCAAAGCAGATTACAGGAGTTATTATGGTTCGTCCAACTTGCAATGTAAAATGTGAGAAGGATGAAAAAGGCTAAAAGCTTAGGACCTAAAGGATCATTTGTATCAAACTAGTGTTTCATTCATCTTAGAATCTTAAAACTTATGCAGCAATTGCTATGCTTTTCTAAAGTAGCAATTTTCATCAAAGGTTGGTTAAAATCGTAGAAATAGTATAGTGCTAAGGAAGGGGGGAGACAAGTTGTAAACCTGCATTGCCTTGATGAAATCCTTGAAGGGAGCCCATCTCCGAATCCACTTAAGAGGAGGATAACAGAAGCATTGCAACGCCTGAAGAGTGTTCCATAAATGAGGACACTTTGCCTTTGAAACTCTCCGAACGATTTCTAAAACAGCGACTTTGAGCAGAAAAACAGCTGCGTTTTGCACGGTTCCACTGCCATTTCTTGAGAAAGAGACATGCTTACCGATCGTCTGGTGAACAGCTCTTGGAATAGCAGCTACTAGGCTTCTCTTAGGAAAGTCTTTCCCAGCCGCCCTCACAGAGTTTCTACTTGTAACAAATTGCTGTAATGGGTCTCCCATTAAAACAGTTTCAGATCAGCTAATTCGCCAGCAACGAGGTCACCACCAATTCTGTGCCGAACAGATGTATCTGCAAACAGATTGAAATTGTTCGCAAAAATAAGAAGCTAATAACTAATCTGAACTGCAATTATGCTGATTCAACAATGATGAGCTATAATCCTCCTGGAAAATCGGAgagttatataaaaataataataaacaaaacgaACCACGAAAAATCCTCTATGATCGGAGAAAAGCTCTGTGGTTTCTTCATTAACCTCCGAATCAATTGACGAAAATCAGATCGGAAGAATCAAGTTGTCGGCAGGTACCGTCTTTTCTCCAAATGAAACTTCAAAATTGAATAATTGATTAGGAGACACGGTATATGACACGTGTACTGTCTTAGCTATCATCATAGCTGTTGATGGTACTTTtgaaaatatctttaaataaacTAGGTGTCTTCTTCCACCATGTGCTAACACATAaatagaaattattattttaacatcaaattttattaatattgtaaattttctttttcgtatcaatattttaatataaatttgatttaataaagcataaaaattatatttaagaatatgcatgtatatatttgaaattataatcttagatagatttttctatctatttattttaattaaatatattaaataaatttataaaacttgcataattaccaaaaattaaaattaaacaatatttataaaatttgtagatatataagaaaataatgattttacgattaaatttttataattttagttgtatacatttttgaaaattttagtaataaaattgtataatataaaaatatataattaaattatatttcgaaatttataatgtcatatttgaatatatttaatttaatgatgatttatgagtaattctcatattctaaaaaaaattcaaaaatataaattgacatttttttttatggcaaacggctattctattgctcaaacttgaggtggccTGATgagccagaccggaatagaacaaccaataaaacataaggaTCTATGAAAAGAACGTGCATTCTTAGCTAGCGAATCCGCAATTTCATTCTGCATCATTGGGAAGTAGCTGATCTTGAAGTCTGAAAAACACAACCGAAGAGTTTGAATAATCTCCAGCTCTGTTAAGAAGTTGGGCCAATCTTGTGGCTGTTCTAACATCGTAATCAGGTCCTTACAGTCCGTCCCAAACCTCTGACAGTACGAGTGCTGTATcatgctctccattgcccactGTAGCGCTTCCAGTTTCGAGTGTAACGCTGTCTCCCTCCTCTGCAAGTTCCTTGATCCCATGAGTTGTATCTTCCCCATTGTATCCTTCCAAACCCATCCCATTCCACTGAATTGAGCTGTTgaggtccatgaaccatccaccatacaaataTCACCCAAGCTTAAGGCTTGTGTTTCTTCATTAGTCTGTACCTGTGGCGATACCGGTTCAGTGTCTCTTGCGTTGTACCAAGCTTGgcactcactctctgcataccTGAGACTAGTTCCAGTGGATCTCTATTTATGCCTCTAAACAACTTATCATTTCTAGCTTTCCAtatgtaccaaattatccaaggataaggaTCTTTATCGTCTTCTGGCTCCAGAATACCAttctttctccaaaaaaaataatccatATTAGCGTAAATACTTGGCATCGGGAAGATTTCAGGGCTCGATGGCGTTGATGATAACTCTCATGCTTGTAAGGCCGGTGGACACTCAAAGATAGCATGAGTAACAGTCTCTTCTGGTGCTCCACATCTTGGACAATAATTGTCGCATCGCATGTTACGGCGTACCAGATTCCTTGTCACCGCTACCTGTCCTGatattaattgccatataagatggcaGATCTTTTGTGGCGCTTTtaccttccaagcaaaggcttggagTTTTGTAATGATTGGTTGTAAAACTTCTAAATCCTCCTCATCCCTCATCAAGTTTGTAGCAACCCAATATCCCGATTTAACAGTATACTGTCCATTTTTTGAGTAGCTCCAACAAAATGTATCACGTCGATGGGTagggcttatggccaaactcagGATCAACGGAATATCTTCTTGAGCTGTATATTGTTCCAGTAAACGAACATCCCATTCCTTTGTAGCTGGATTGATCAGACTGCTTACGTTCATCTTTGGGTTCACTGCTGGAGCCCGagaccaaaaatataaattgacattaaatgtaatatatgagttattaccatattttaaaaagtttatcaaaaatataaattaaaattaaatgcaattgtccatgtcatattaagctataagacatgttatcaatttcagtagccatgtcatatttgttttgtgaaattgatcgTAGAATTgtaaatatagtctaggggaaatcatatataatattagtGAGAAAATGGTAAACACGaaaattatcaaattaaaatcaaaaatggTTTTGGTGTAGGCCGCATCTTGGTTGGGCTTGATTTGGCTTTAAAGAGAATATACTTACAATCAAATGGGCTGGAAAACGTTCATATTGTATTTTGCATAACTTTCtggtttttgaatattttatttagaatcAATGCATCCTTAAAGCACTGTTGAGTGTAAAGTTGAGATcaatctatctatattattaaaactaaagtacatttgaaaattgtttgaaaatatAGATAGCagtataaaaagaaatatgatgttgtttggaaaaatgaataacagtctattaaaaaaaaaaaagacttatgttattaagaaaaactGGAAGTCCATTATATCATCAGAAACTAACTATCTAGACTAcctttaaaatatacgaaaaaataGCACAATctaattacaaaaaaacatcttttgtctaattattataaaaaaaattaaactttatatacatatttaaaatcaaaataataatttaaaattaatttatatcaaaaattgattaaaaatatacatatattcaaaaattgattttcactaaaatattttccaataatcattataaaaaaatgttttcaatatatataagaaaaatacaatacaaaatcaaatttcaaacaccaacttaaattatggtttttatatttcacattaagttttaaaaatacaatatatgtgattatttatatgttggtgtataaaatactattaagtATATGATGATACGTATAAAtgcgattaattatatgatgacacatatataatatttaacagtgacatgaaaaataaatagaaacatatttttgaaaaaatataattgcgCGGATCAAAGTCTAGCTGGTTTTATGGTTAAAGTCCTCATGATTTGTGATATATAGCATTTTGAATGCACATATATCCTAATCAGCTTCTTTATCTCTCTTCAGTTTCATGCTCTCCATCCCATGTTTCTTTATTACTTTATCCATGGTTGATGATGAATTTATGTCCTTATCATCACAAACGAGAAACAACCACATGACCAGCATCTGGACAAAAATAATGTATTCAAAACTATATGAACTATATAAATCATATGACAACATCCTTACCTATTATGTGATGTTTCTAGTACCATCAAAATCATTATGATATCTAAAAAGTGTTTTGGACTTGAAATCTGGCAAGTTGTGATGAAATTTTAACATATTCTCACATGTTTTCAGTTGAATACTTAATTGATGTATTTTTATCTTCATATGTGTATCATAATTTGTTTCTCATATTTTGGTTGACGGACTTTTGACTAGATGTTTCTCGATTTCAAGTCCGACACGCTTTTCATCTATAAAAACGATGTTGATAGTGTTAGCAGCATAACCTATAATAGTTCATGAATGATTTTATCTGATTCTTGTAGTTCATAATACATTATTTTGTCTATCAGCGTACTCATGTAGTTGTGTTTCGTTCATGTAGCTGTCAATCATCATTCCTAAGAAAATCTAGATAGATCGGTTACCAATCATGCTGCTTGGCGTTGGGAGGTTTAGTCATTTTATCTTTCATttagtatttttcaaaaaatttaactcACTAATTAGTGTTATTAAGTGAGGCTTGGACGACTGCCAAGAGCTGGGTTAACATGGCCATATGTGTCTGGTCATGAgattcctttttcattgctcctGAAAACATTTCAATAACGAAGTGATGAATAGGTTCTATGGGTCGAATAAGATGCAAGTAAGTACTCTATGATATATCTAAAATATGATGGAAATGGAAGAAATGTAAATGCTTGGACCAACTATGTAAACTCTGCTGttagaataattttatttatttttaatgtatgcTAGAAGATAACCCGCACGTTTTTGACCCAAAAATAATGATAACCCGCGCGTTTTTTTTTACCaatgtttgttcattaaatgatttaaacattttgcaacactacaatctttatcgattgtaaaatgaatACAAATGTTATTCTCTTAAttgtatcatcgttgttgaagagttaataTATTCAgctcatttttattatttttaagacttcatatgcacaaaaagaaattaagttttacggctgacacaaatcacaaaaaccaAATAGGCAAAATTGATTGTAAAATGATGAAAGTGGATTtggttttctgctctcgatttatttactattgactcaccataagtgatttcatttcctacctctataaaattgtacTTTCGTTCTCATTTTTGTTTCACGGATATgagttatgtttctttttttatttcttctgaGATTTCGGTGAATTACATAGGTGTCAATCGATATCACTCAAATAACcataaggagtgaattactctttCAAATAATAGGTTCAGTTGTagcacttagggatcgaattcccagggagctagggaacctaataaatctaattaagttgattaagctaggttgattattattaaatgtaaaagacaggtttgtgagcaagttaattgctcgattgattgattggagtttttggtacttagatgaaaatagttagacttagggaTTTTATTCAGGTAGTCAGGATTATAATCTTATagatgcctaata
The window above is part of the Brassica napus cultivar Da-Ae chromosome C3, Da-Ae, whole genome shotgun sequence genome. Proteins encoded here:
- the LOC106377195 gene encoding uncharacterized protein LOC106377195 → MGDPLQQFVTSRNSVRAAGKDFPKRSLVAAIPRAVHQTIGKHVSFSRNGSGTVQNAAVFLLKVAVLEIVRRVSKAKCPHLWNTLQALQCFCYPPLKWIRRWAPFKDFIKAMQILSRPLLVLTIAEALTDQSESKQEAPGGTASNASSESQSEPQTSQSLSDIRIEDEATHPVSSQDWVKQLYEELEKQRLSLSERINEDELHRFYSVSNGDFTSLLSSIKKTIHWRETYRLLSEEELETWSSLVFWHGYDRNQRPCLIVRLGLAFVNLPSHERPRFAQAIISQVEHGVLHRLNPENSELTVLVDCEGLSPLRIPMQMLRSCSSILQDHFPNRLGCLFIIRLPPVVRVISQTFIQILRPTTRKKLRIEGETFHRILSEYLQTLPSYLGSDCNCKRCSNLSEQDSPQPQTHTRSKIGTSGETEQLDISSWSYEVQTPNLAYEGEPSPNVCSQVLRTSIVFVLMLWLFGALLAGVVDPESRPF